In Populus alba chromosome 1, ASM523922v2, whole genome shotgun sequence, a single window of DNA contains:
- the LOC140955211 gene encoding uncharacterized protein gives MCTNQHWLCNLCKLFPMAPELELKPLPDNLKYVFIGENNTLPVIIATSLTNTQEEKLVKLLCDHKTAIGWTLADIKGISPSMCMHHILLEDNAKPRREMQRRLNPPMMEVVKAEILKLLDAGVIYPITDSKWVAPIHVVPKKTGITLVKNKKDELIPARISSGWRIGYNQIVINPEDQEKTTFTCPFGTYAYRRMPFGLCFYRRFIKDFSKITSPLCKLLAKEVDFVFDQACKDAHDELKKRVTSAPIIQPPNWDEPFEIMCDASDYAIGAVLGQRIGKNLHVIAYASRMLDRAQCNYHTTEKELFAVVFALEKFRSYLLGTKVIVFTDHAALRPWYADLVNYLVTKEFPPGNLYILLAVDYVSKWIEAKATRTNDAKVVLDFIRTHIFDRFGIPKAIISDRGTHFCNRSMEALLRKYHVTHRTSTAYHPQTNGQAEISNREIKSILEKTVQPNRRDWSLRLGDALWAYRTAYKSL, from the exons atgTGCACGAATCAGCATTGGCTTTGCAATCTTTGCAAATTGTTCCCCATG GCCCCCGAGTTAGAATTGAAACCTTTGCCCGATAATTTGAAGTATGTATTCATTGGTGAAAACAATACACTTCCCGTTATTATAGCAACAAGTTTGACAAATACgcaagaggaaaaacttgtgaagTTGTTGTGTGATCACAAGACGGCCATTGGATGGACTTTAGCTGACATCAAGGGCATTAGTCCCTCAATGTGTATGCATCACATACTATTGGAGGACAATGCAAAACCAAGAAGGGAAATGCAAAGGAGGTTGAACCCGCCTATGATGGAGGTAGTGAAAGCTGAAATTTTGAAACTGTTagatgcaggagtcatttatCCCATCACGGATAGTAAATGGGTAGCGCCAATCCATGTGGTGCCCAAAAAGACCGGAATCACgttggtgaaaaacaaaaaggatgagCTCATTCCTGCTCGCATCTCGAGTGGATGGAGAAT TGGATACAATCAGATTGTTATTAATCCTGAGGATCAAGAAAAAACTACatttacatgtccatttggtacataTGCATATAGGAGAATGCCCTTTGGTCTCT GTTTCTATCGACGttttatcaaagatttctcGAAGATTACATCACCCTTGTGCAAACTATTAGCTAAAGAAgtggattttgtgtttgatcaagcatGTAAAGATGCCCATGATGAGCTTAAAAAGCGTGTCACATCTGCACCTATCATCCAACCACCAAATTGGGATGAGCCTTTTGAGATAATGTGTGATGCGAGTGACTATGCGATAGGGGCTGTCCTTGGGCAAAGAATAGGGAAGAATTTGCATGTTATCGCTTATGCTTCCCGCATGTTGGACAGAGCACAATGCAATTACCATACAACTGAAAAAGAACTTTTTGCAGTAGTGTTTGCTcttgaaaaattcaggtcataTCTACTTGGTACAAAAGTCATTGTTTTTACTGACCATGCAGCTTTAAg ACCATggtatgctgatttggtgaactaTTTAGTCACCAAAGAATTCCCTCCAG gCAATCTTTATATCCTTCTTGCTGTTGATTATGTGTCCAAATGGATTGAGGCAAAAGCCACACGAACTAACGATGCTaaggttgttttagattttatcaggacTCATATATTTGACAGGTTTGGAATCCCTAAAGCTATCATTAGTGATCGTGGTACTCATTTTTGCAATCGTTCAATGGAAGCATTGTTACGCAAATATCATGTGACTCATCGGACTTCCACAGCATACCATCCTCAAACAAATGGCCAAGCTGAAATTTCAAATAGAGAAATCAAGTCCATTTTAGAGAAGACAGTGCAACCCAACCGGCGAGATTGGAGTCTACGACTtggtgatgcactttgggcttatagGACTGCTTACAAATCACTATAG